A genomic stretch from Flavobacterium nitratireducens includes:
- a CDS encoding citrate synthase has product MSKTAILEIDGKKYEFPIFVGSENEEAININKLRDLTGAITIDPGYKNSGSCTSGITFLDGELGILRYRGYAIEELADKANFLEVSYLLIFGELPTAAQLEQFENDIRKHSLVNEEMKGIIDGFPRTAHPMGVLAALTSALTAFNPKSVNVDNEKDLYQAVCKTMGKFLVIATWTYRKSMGYPLNYYDNTKGYVENFMRLMFELPTEPYKLSPVVTEALDKLFILHADHEQNCSTSTVRMVGSSHAGLFASISAGVSALWGPLHGGANQAVLEMLEEIHQNGGDTEKYLAKAKDKNDPFRLMGFGHRVYKNFDPRAKIIKKAANEVLATLGVDDPILDIAKRLEAAALEDEYFKARNLYPNVDFYSGIIYRALGIPTDMFTVMFAIGRLPGWIAQWKEMRENKEPIGRPRQIYTGSPLREFKRPE; this is encoded by the coding sequence ATGTCAAAAACAGCAATATTAGAAATTGATGGAAAGAAGTATGAGTTTCCTATTTTTGTAGGGAGCGAAAACGAAGAAGCTATCAATATTAACAAATTAAGAGATTTAACAGGGGCAATCACCATTGATCCAGGTTATAAAAATTCAGGTTCTTGCACTAGTGGAATTACATTCTTAGATGGCGAATTAGGAATTTTACGTTACCGAGGATATGCAATTGAAGAGTTAGCTGATAAAGCTAATTTTTTAGAAGTATCTTATCTTTTAATTTTTGGAGAACTACCTACGGCTGCACAATTAGAACAATTTGAAAATGATATCAGAAAACACTCTTTAGTAAACGAAGAGATGAAAGGAATCATTGATGGCTTTCCAAGAACAGCTCATCCAATGGGGGTTTTAGCTGCTTTAACGAGTGCTTTGACAGCTTTCAACCCAAAATCAGTTAATGTTGATAATGAAAAAGATTTATACCAAGCTGTTTGTAAAACAATGGGTAAATTCTTGGTAATTGCAACATGGACTTACAGAAAAAGTATGGGGTATCCATTGAATTATTATGATAATACAAAAGGATATGTGGAGAACTTTATGCGTTTAATGTTTGAGTTGCCTACTGAGCCTTACAAATTAAGCCCAGTTGTTACTGAGGCACTTGATAAATTATTTATTTTACACGCTGATCACGAACAAAACTGTTCTACTTCTACAGTAAGAATGGTTGGTTCATCTCATGCTGGTTTATTCGCTTCTATTTCTGCTGGTGTTTCTGCTTTGTGGGGACCTTTACATGGAGGAGCTAACCAAGCGGTATTAGAAATGTTAGAAGAAATTCATCAAAATGGTGGTGATACAGAGAAGTATTTAGCGAAAGCTAAAGATAAAAACGATCCTTTTAGATTAATGGGATTCGGACATAGAGTTTACAAAAATTTCGATCCACGTGCTAAGATTATCAAAAAAGCAGCTAATGAAGTTTTAGCAACTTTAGGTGTTGATGATCCTATTTTAGATATCGCAAAAAGATTAGAAGCAGCTGCTTTAGAAGATGAGTATTTCAAAGCAAGAAATCTTTATCCTAACGTAGATTTCTATTCTGGAATTATATATAGAGCTTTAGGTATTCCAACTGATATGTTTACAGTAATGTTTGCAATTGGAAGATTGCCTGGTTGGATTGCGCAATGGAAAGAAATGCGTGAAAATAAAGAGCCAATTGGTAGACCAAGACAAATTTACACTGGTTCTCCGTTGAGAGAATTCAAAAGACCTGAATAA
- the eno gene encoding phosphopyruvate hydratase — MSIIIKIHARQILDSRGNPTVEVDVITDNGVLGRAAVPSGASTGEHEAVELRDGGKAFLGKGVLNAVNNVNTVIAEALVGTSVFEQNLIDQMMIDLDGTPNKSKLGANAILGVSLAVAKAAANELSMPLYRYVGGVSANTLPVPMMNIINGGSHSDAPIAFQEFMIFPVKATSFSHSMQMGTEIFHNLKKVLHDRGLSTAVGDEGGFAPNLAGGTEDALDTIKLAVEKAGYSFGDEIMIALDCASAEFYIDGKYDYSKFEGETGKVRTSAEQAEYLAELVSKYPIISIEDGMDENDWEGWKLLTEKIGDKVQLVGDDLFVTNVERLSTGIEKGIANSILIKVNQIGTLTETIAAVNMAKNAGYTSVMSHRSGETEDNTIADLAVALNCGQIKTGSASRSDRMAKYNQLIRIEEELGATAYFPGKKAFKVK; from the coding sequence ATGAGTATTATTATCAAAATTCATGCAAGACAAATTCTTGATTCAAGAGGTAATCCTACGGTAGAAGTGGATGTAATTACAGACAATGGTGTTTTAGGTAGAGCAGCAGTTCCATCTGGTGCATCAACTGGAGAACATGAAGCTGTTGAATTACGTGATGGAGGAAAAGCTTTTTTAGGAAAAGGAGTTTTAAACGCAGTGAACAATGTTAATACTGTAATTGCTGAAGCTCTTGTAGGAACTTCTGTTTTTGAGCAAAATCTTATCGATCAAATGATGATAGATTTAGATGGTACTCCTAACAAATCTAAATTAGGAGCTAATGCTATTTTAGGTGTTTCTTTAGCTGTAGCTAAAGCTGCTGCTAATGAGTTAAGTATGCCTTTATACCGATATGTAGGTGGTGTTTCTGCAAATACTCTTCCAGTTCCAATGATGAATATCATCAACGGAGGTTCTCACTCTGATGCACCTATCGCATTCCAAGAGTTTATGATTTTCCCAGTTAAAGCAACTTCTTTTTCTCATTCTATGCAAATGGGAACAGAGATTTTTCATAACTTGAAAAAAGTGTTACATGATAGAGGTCTTTCTACTGCAGTAGGTGATGAAGGAGGTTTTGCTCCTAACTTAGCTGGTGGTACTGAGGATGCATTGGATACTATCAAATTAGCAGTTGAAAAAGCGGGTTATTCTTTCGGTGACGAAATTATGATTGCATTAGATTGTGCTTCTGCAGAATTCTACATTGATGGTAAATATGACTATTCTAAATTTGAAGGTGAAACTGGAAAAGTAAGAACTTCAGCTGAACAAGCAGAATATTTAGCAGAATTAGTTTCTAAATACCCAATTATCTCTATTGAAGACGGTATGGATGAAAACGACTGGGAAGGTTGGAAATTATTAACTGAAAAAATTGGAGATAAAGTTCAATTAGTAGGTGATGATTTATTTGTTACTAATGTTGAGCGTTTATCTACAGGAATTGAAAAAGGTATCGCTAATTCAATCCTTATTAAAGTTAACCAAATTGGAACTTTGACTGAAACTATCGCAGCTGTAAATATGGCTAAGAATGCAGGTTATACTTCTGTAATGTCTCACCGTTCAGGAGAGACTGAAGATAATACTATTGCTGATTTAGCTGTAGCTTTAAACTGCGGTCAAATTAAAACAGGTTCTGCTTCTCGTTCAGATCGTATGGCTAAATACAATCAATTGATTAGAATTGAAGAAGAATTAGGAGCTACTGCTTATTTCCCTGGAAAAAAAGCGTTCAAAGTAAAATAA
- the rplQ gene encoding 50S ribosomal protein L17 produces the protein MRHGKKINHLSRQTAHRKAMLANMACSLIEHKRINTTVAKAKALKQFVEPLITKSKNDTTHNRRIVFANLRSKYAVTDLFRDVAAKVGDRPGGYTRIIKVGNRLGDNADMAMIELVDFNELYNGGKKEVKKAKSRRGGKAKKAEEAPATEAPAAETDTTAEATE, from the coding sequence ATGAGACACGGAAAGAAAATCAATCACTTAAGCAGACAGACAGCTCATAGAAAAGCTATGTTAGCTAATATGGCTTGTTCTCTAATTGAGCACAAACGTATCAATACAACTGTTGCTAAAGCTAAAGCACTTAAACAATTTGTTGAGCCGCTTATAACAAAATCTAAAAATGATACGACTCACAATCGTCGTATTGTTTTTGCTAACTTAAGAAGCAAGTATGCTGTTACTGATTTATTCAGAGATGTTGCTGCTAAAGTTGGTGACCGTCCAGGAGGATACACTCGTATCATTAAAGTTGGAAATCGTTTAGGAGATAATGCTGATATGGCAATGATCGAATTAGTAGATTTTAACGAACTTTACAACGGAGGAAAAAAAGAAGTTAAAAAAGCAAAAAGCCGTCGTGGTGGTAAAGCTAAGAAAGCTGAAGAAGCACCAGCTACTGAAGCACCAGCTGCTGAAACTGACACTACTGCTGAAGCTACTGAATAA
- the carA gene encoding glutamine-hydrolyzing carbamoyl-phosphate synthase small subunit translates to MKYTTRKSAILLLSDGTIFHGKSIGISGTTFGEVCFNTGMTGYQEIFTDPSYYGQIMVATNPHIGNYGVNDEEVESNGIKIAGLVCKNFSFNYSREGASGSLEDYFIKHNLICISDVDTRALVSYIRENGAMNSVICTDGTPVEELKAALAKVPDMKGLELASKVSTKEPYFFGDENATYKISALDLGIKTNILRNFAKRDCYIKVFPYDSTYADLASFNPDGFFLSNGPGDPEPLDGAIQVAKEILANDKPLFGICLGHQVIGLANGISTYKMFNGHRGINHPVNNIITGKGEITSQNHGFAVNREELEANPEMEITHLHLNDGTVAGMRMKNKNCFSVQYHPEASPGPHDSSYLFDQFVENLKK, encoded by the coding sequence ATGAAATACACAACAAGAAAAAGCGCCATCCTATTATTAAGTGATGGGACTATATTCCACGGAAAATCTATCGGAATCAGCGGAACCACTTTTGGTGAGGTTTGTTTTAATACGGGAATGACCGGTTATCAAGAAATTTTTACTGATCCGTCTTATTATGGACAAATCATGGTGGCTACAAATCCCCATATTGGAAATTATGGTGTTAATGACGAGGAAGTTGAATCAAACGGAATTAAAATTGCTGGTTTGGTTTGTAAAAATTTTAGTTTCAACTATTCTAGAGAAGGAGCTTCAGGAAGTTTAGAAGATTATTTTATTAAGCATAATTTAATTTGTATTTCTGATGTAGATACTCGTGCTTTAGTAAGTTATATTAGAGAAAATGGAGCTATGAATTCTGTTATTTGTACAGATGGGACTCCTGTTGAAGAATTAAAAGCGGCTTTAGCCAAGGTTCCTGATATGAAAGGTTTGGAATTAGCCTCTAAAGTATCTACAAAAGAACCTTATTTCTTTGGAGATGAAAATGCAACTTATAAAATTTCAGCTTTAGATTTAGGAATCAAAACCAATATCCTTCGCAATTTTGCTAAGAGAGATTGTTATATTAAGGTGTTTCCTTATGATTCTACTTATGCAGATTTAGCATCTTTTAATCCAGATGGTTTCTTTTTGTCTAACGGACCTGGAGATCCAGAACCATTAGATGGAGCAATTCAAGTGGCAAAAGAAATTTTAGCAAACGATAAGCCTTTATTTGGAATATGTTTAGGGCACCAAGTGATTGGTTTAGCAAATGGAATATCTACCTATAAAATGTTTAATGGACACCGCGGAATTAACCATCCAGTAAATAATATTATTACTGGTAAAGGGGAGATTACTTCTCAGAATCATGGTTTTGCTGTAAACAGAGAAGAATTAGAAGCTAATCCTGAAATGGAAATTACGCACTTACATCTTAACGATGGAACTGTGGCTGGTATGAGAATGAAAAACAAGAACTGTTTCTCTGTTCAATACCATCCAGAAGCTAGTCCTGGGCCACATGATTCATCTTATTTGTTTGATCAATTTGTAGAAAACTTAAAGAAATAA